In one window of Mytilus galloprovincialis chromosome 6, xbMytGall1.hap1.1, whole genome shotgun sequence DNA:
- the LOC143077970 gene encoding uncharacterized protein LOC143077970, which produces MSFNIIDGDMTNVTNTSLRNITELPNNGSLLLIGISNEYELVSDDMPSAHELEIVLTTWVPPILIVLGSIGNILTLLIMRRPPFCHYAISFYITAYAVSSLLAIYLFLGSEWITFLAHAKTIDDQTDWLCRLWQFISRAITYSSIWFVVAMTIDRYIIIWQAKHVSSMCTLFMAKFVAVIIMVGLVVISIHAMWLHELMMGKCYFFHNEDLHAIIWPWVSASFYSYIPLTLIFIFDVSILTGLCLKRPTKGRHHEQLPMVLTYTTLGLSMMYFVFVIPPTVINVVIRTYPPSWLDDYKFMTQLKKASIIGHYMAWVNTVTVFYVCLFFSRTFRLELVAFHRDLIEKFRSYWCIQQRRRIYELHVGSNSSAATQVETVDMCTETTPL; this is translated from the coding sequence ATGTCATTTAATATCATTGACGGAGATATGACCAATGTTACAAACACCAGCTTACGTAATATTACTGAACTACCGAACAACGGAAGCCTATTGTTAATTGGAATATCTAATGAGTATGAACTGGTGTCAGATGACATGCCTTCAGCACATGAATTAGAAATAGTTTTAACCACCTGGGTGCCTCCAATCCTTATTGTTCTGGGATCTATCGGTAATATATTGACTCTACTTATAATGAGGAGGCCCCCATTCTGTCATTACGCAATAAGTTTTTACATCACTGCCTATGCTGTTTCAAGTCTGCTGGCAATCTATCTATTTTTAGGTTCAGAATGGATAACATTTTTGGCCCATGCTAAGACTATAGACGATCAAACAGACTGGTTGTGTCGCTTGTGGCAATTCATCAGCCGTGCTATCACATATTCAAGCATATGGTTCGTAGTTGCCATGACAATTGATCGTTATATTATTATCTGGCAGGCCAAACATGTATCTAGCATGTGTACACTGTTCATGGCCAAGTTCGTGGCTGTGATTATAATGGTTGGTCTGGTAGTGATTAGCATACACGCCATGTGGCTTCATGAACTCATGATGGGTAAATGTTACTTCTTTCACAATGAAGATCTACATGCTATTATATGGCCTTGGGTATCAGCTAGTTTCTACTCTTACATCCCATTAAcacttatatttatatttgatgtgtcaATCTTGACGGGACTGTGCCTAAAACGTCCAACAAAAGGACGACATCATGAACAGTTACCTATGGTACTAACATACACAACCCTTGGATTATCAATGATGTATTTTGTGTTTGTTATTCCTCCTACCGTGATTAACGTTGTCATCAGAACATATCCGCCATCTTGGTTAGACGATTACAAATTCATGACACAATTGAAGAAAGCTAGTATAATTGGCCATTATATGGCTTGGGTGAATACAGTTACTGTATTTTATGTCTGCCTTTTCTTTTCAAGAACATTTCGTCTTGAGTTGGTAGCTTTCCATCGTGATTTAATAGAGAAATTTCGTTCATACTGGTGTATACAACAAAGGAGAAGAATATATGAGCTCCATGTTGGATCAAATAGCAGTGCTGCTACCCAAGTTGAAACTGTTGATATGTGCACAGAAACCACACCTCTATAA